Below is a genomic region from Erigeron canadensis isolate Cc75 chromosome 7, C_canadensis_v1, whole genome shotgun sequence.
AAATGttctaaataaaatataaaaattaacgaCTACCAACAAGGATGAAAATTGTAAAACGACAAACTATAAGGGTGATTTTAAGGAAGTGGAAAAAAAGTGTAGTGAAATGTCGAAAGTTCCCCTTACGTGAGTTGCACGTGGGGGAACTTAATAGAAGCAGGGATGAAGTGCAAACAACAAtgatgattttagccaaaaagTTAACCGAGGGATTAAAACTGCAAAACTAACAAACCATAGGGgcgatttttgcacttaacccATATATATCATGTCACTTGGTCCTATACATTTTTAGAATGCAGAGTTAAGTTTCTTAGATAATGTTTTTGCCCTTAGACTAAGGGCCTTAGTTATATATTTGATGCAGAGTTAAGTTTCTTAGATATTGTTTTTgcctttcaaaaataaaaagatgtaATATAGATGATTATTCAATCCTAGGGTTATAGTTAGTTATACACTCTTTATGTTTTCTTGTCTAATGTAGATTAGTcttttttatctaaaatttattgttatatttgattttgtgcCATCCTTTTTGTTATAATAGCGCAAGGGCGCTACAAATATTGCAGATTCCACGATGTAACATTAGTGATTCAATTGTTGAACAATTATCAAGCAAGCTTTCATCCGTCACGTTCATGGACTTGAGCTACTGCTGCAAGGTCAGTGCTCGTTCATTGACTGCCATTGGAAAATCTTGCAAGGCACTTGTAGGCTTTTGCCGAAACATGCACCCTATAGACTTAAATGAGAGGCGGCCACAGGCTGATGAGGCAGTAGCCATTGCATCCACCATGTCCAAGTTGAAGCACCTTGAAGTggcatataattgtatagataCCCTAAGCGTAGTGGAGATCATAAAGAGCTGCCATGAGCTTGAGTTTTTGGATGTTAGAGGGTGTTGGGATGTAAAGTTGGATCAAGATTGGCTCGATAAAAGGCCTCGAGAACTTAAGGTGTTGGGCCCTCATGTAATAGATCAGTTTGAGGGTCATAGTTGTTCGGATTATTCAGATACCGACTCGTTGTATGATTATGAAAGCTTGGATGAAGATGACGATGGTTTATGggatgatgaagaagacgatGAGGATGATGAAGACAGGATTGGAGGGAGATTAGAACTTAGGTTTTATGAAGGGTTTAATGAGAATTATGTCAATGGTTGGGTTTAAGGAATTTTGGAAAAGAAATGTCATATCCTTCTAAACTGGTTTTTAAAGATCATCTTAAATGATAATTGGTAAAAATTCATGCACTTGAAAACAaataaagcttttttttttctcaccaAATGTTAATTTAGAAGATCTTTAGATGACATTTTAGAAGGATAcattgtttacttttatggaAACTACTTGTTTCTATTGAAAAGGCTTCAAACTATTGTGTATGTTAAATACTTATATAGTATGAATTGTTGTTTGAAGTGTTATTTGTCTACTACTTGCCTTCATGTGCAGAAATCATCTTTAAACTGATACTTGCCCAAAAGCATGAccttaaaacaaataaactaaAAGTTTTTAGAATATCTTTATTGGAAGTTTTAGAAGCTTATAATGGAAATAATTGTTATCAATGAGAAGTCTACACACCAAGGTTGCTAAGATCTTAATTTTAAGATTTTACAATGTTGTTCAACATATATGATCAGTCTCGTATGAAGTCTGGGTCAGGAGtaattttttgatataaaagatataatttgTGATATGCATATTAACTAAACCATTAGGttgtatttagtttttttttggaatatTAAAAATCCTCTCAACTAAATAGCATAATAATCATCCTAAAACATTAacaaggtgacatgtggtattcactaattatctttcctaatcttgccatctttcttaatcttgccaTCTGATTTTTCCACATTTCATTacatagttaggaggattattaggctatttagttaggaggataaatcatttcccctcttttttttaattatctatactattgtATAAAAATTATGTCCTTATGGAACAtgcaaaattattattttacccATAACTAATTAACTTATACAATTATTTCATTACTTACTTAAAACATATTCACTAATACTATAATTCAAATATTTTTGTATCAATTACCTACACTATCTGATGTCGCCGCCGCCATCATCATTATCCGTCGACGTCACCACATCACAACAACTATCATTGGCGCCGCAtggcgggtactatgctcgtctTATTTACAAGACACCTAACTTGATTAAAGAAATTCGGTAGAATCTTTCAATCTTTATCTGATCATACGATTTTTACTtggtaaaaacaaaaatgatcATGAAAAGAATCCGAAATTCTTTATTATTAGGTCTCTCCTTATAGGAGAGTCCTCCTTGCGTCCAAACCAACCAAGACTCCAAATGTTATAGGCATAGAGCGTCTTGTTGCTTGCGTCCTTCAACTTAGTCCTCCCGAGGAATCCTCAAGACTCTCCATTGTGGGGTAACTTGTGGGGTCAgctacttttttattttattttatatatgtgtggtatatatatgtgtgtgtatttgtgtgcgagataaattataaaataattgatgatgtggcgaaGAAGTTTCAGGAAGCTTGTCTTATAGGCATGGAGAGTCCTAGGAGCAGTCTTGAGGGGAGTCCTGCTGACGTGGCAGTCAGGACTCCAAAGGACTCCAGTCCTTATAAGGAGAagccttattattattattattattattattattattattattattattattattattattattattattattattattattattattataatggcTTGTACTGCTTTGTATAGTCAAAACTGTATACTGGAATGGTTTGGGTAGCTCAAAACACTTTTATTTGTGAATtagaattttttaaataatttccaGCATAACGAGTTTGTGCTTAGAATCAAAGGATAAAGGCATGagaatatatttaattatggcaaaaaggctatgtaatgtaccctactactcgacttgctattcAGTGTAACCAACTCGGTTTTTGGGTTACTCAACGCAAGCAACCGGATACACAACAAGTAGCAAGTTACCACTTACAatttttatctcttttttattaaaaaacaggTTACCAATTATCGATTTAAAGTCTTCAACATTGAATTCTAAACCCAAAGTTGTAGCTTCCTCAACTTGTTTACGCCATTGAATTCCATATCTTGCATTTAGGAATGACCCGACTGTTAAACCACACAAACTCTCTTCCATGCACATGAGATAAGTTGCTATAGAAACAAAACTGCCTTCCACATTTTTTGACTGGCTCAGCGAGGAAATTATCTTAGAAGCACCTTTAATGGCATTTGCGGCAGCTGCATTTAGCAAGCACCCTCTTTTGCTACTGACAGTAGCTCTGCAAGCAAGACACCAACCGCATCTTTCCggcgaatcaccattttttccggcgaggGTTGGATTTGAAAACctttggtcagggtttgtgcTGGATCAAattttgagtcgattggtggtagtttcaattcttaattcgaaaaaacaacaaagttatcgcgattttaatttttctggcGAATCACCATCTTTTCTGGCGAGTGTCGGGTTCAAAAAATTTTGGttagggtttgtgcgggatcaaATTTTGATtcgattggtggtagtttcaagtcttaattcgaataaacaacaaagttatcgcgattttaatttttccgacGATTTtagtaatgatgataataatatagatacagatacattCATATAACCGGATGGAAACATATTTTAGCAGGTTGCTCGCGttgaataacccaaaaaacgTAGTTGGTTACACTGAATAACAAGTCGAGTAATAGGGTACATTATATAACCTTTTTGTCATAGTTGGGTACATTCCCATATCTTTATCCCTAGAATCAAAGAAGTGATGATACAAGATGAAAAGATAGTAATGCTTTATGAATTGTACCTCATACTTGGTTCCTTTTTATTGAATGTATAGTACTTTATGTTACAGAAAATGTACATTCTTATTTGTACTAGAAAAAGGCTCAagtctttatatatatcaaagataATAATGACATTCTGTTGTGAACCTGTTTATTCGAAATGGTACAAGTGTACAAACACGTTCAATTCAAATAGACGTACAATTCCTGATGAAAAATCTTGTATACCATGCATTATATCTTTGTTTATGCCATAGAAAATGCTTTGAATATTGGCCATGTCTTTTTCAAGTGCTAGAACTTGATCTaaacggttttttttttatttattttttattttaaaggtaattagATAAATCTTCCAAAtccaaattttatatatatttataaaattctaTCATAGAATTTGAACTTACAATGTCACATCCaataggttgtttagaagtcGTTACAGCCTTGGCCCAATCGGGCTTCTTTCAGGTTTTgtcttttcttatttatatgtatgtttgccTTGGTTGTTTCTCACTTGTTCGAGTTACGtattagtttgctacttttatgttgtttaatatgcccaatatggttgcattcgtatttgtattgtcaaacatgtttctaagagATCGGTAGGGCATGATTGATACTcgttcgacccgcatagtagccggaccTAATAGACagatatttcttcttttcagattctcggcagacaggtatttcttcttttcagattctcggcagacaggtatgattttctaaacattgcTCATTTTCCGTGTTGCAATCCTTTGTGgtcggaggtccctatggaagcagttTCTCTACCTTTGTaaagaggtaagactgtctacaactTACCTCCCCTATACCCCACACAATGATTgagtcctgttgttgttgttgtgtaaTGTCACCTCCAATAAAACCTCTATTCCAGGAAATTATATACTATCAAGCTTCCGTGCCTGTTGGAAATTTGTAGTAATTTCACAGCTTTAGTAACAAGAGAGTTTCAACGGTATAACGTTAAAGATATATAGCGTCGGATTAAGGCTTGAACTCTCTATCTTTTGGGTAAAGGATACCCCGAGTAGCTTTTATAACAACATGAACCAAATACGTACAAGTAATATGGCAAAGTACCATATTGGTTCCTATATACATGTCGTATctgcatatatatgtaaaccAAGCTAAACAGCAAAACCAAAACAAGAGCAAGTTACTTATCTTCTATGCtagttacatacttacatgCTTGAACTCTCTATCTCAGATTCATGGAAACGATTACTTTTTTCATGCCATATATCATAAATAGTCGCGCCAATAAACAAGTCGCCACAAAT
It encodes:
- the LOC122607214 gene encoding F-box protein FBW2 encodes the protein MEGGVNIRNWADLLPDALGIIFSNLSLQEVLTVVPRVCKSWNQAVLGPYCWQYINILDWSYRTNPNHIDQMLRILVTRSGGALREITVSGILNDLTFSYVADHARALQILQIPRCNISDSIVEQLSSKLSSVTFMDLSYCCKVSARSLTAIGKSCKALVGFCRNMHPIDLNERRPQADEAVAIASTMSKLKHLEVAYNCIDTLSVVEIIKSCHELEFLDVRGCWDVKLDQDWLDKRPRELKVLGPHVIDQFEGHSCSDYSDTDSLYDYESLDEDDDGLWDDEEDDEDDEDRIGGRLELRFYEGFNENYVNGWV